The following proteins come from a genomic window of Hymenobacter canadensis:
- a CDS encoding LptF/LptG family permease: protein MKKLDKLILKAFMGPFLLTLAVVEFILLTQYMLKYLDDLVGKDLGAEVLAQLLFYFAVLLLPIALPLAVLLSSLMTFGTLGEHHELTAIKTSGISLTRILRPVLLTSLALMVGAFWFNNAIVPKANLKAFSLLWDVRQQKLALDIRPGVFYNGIPGYTIKVNDKLGEDGEILMGIMIYDHTQGSGNMRVILADSGRMFTRFGGQYLGLELFRGQSYVEQPDARSRSGATFIRQAFNRNMITFSLKSFDLNRTQVELFSQNKMMKNIPQLESYIDSLQGRLRTEREQVPKQIAPYYSYLRFDTTGQAQNRRTELIQVAETRLPVLNVGVLEQATNRARNVRAFAGTTGERLANLAKESGNYRIEVYRKYVQSVAILLMFLIGAPLGAIIKKGGLGVPILVSILFFIVYYILSIMGEKYGREGVMPVTVGMWMSTAALLPFGLFFLYQARNDSGLLDWNLGRFVPAWLRWPFRGYKKSV, encoded by the coding sequence ATGAAAAAACTCGATAAGCTTATTCTGAAGGCCTTTATGGGGCCGTTCCTGCTCACGCTGGCCGTAGTGGAGTTTATTCTGCTGACGCAGTATATGCTCAAGTACCTCGACGACCTAGTGGGCAAGGACCTGGGAGCCGAGGTGCTGGCGCAGCTGCTGTTCTACTTTGCGGTGCTGCTGCTGCCCATCGCCCTGCCGCTGGCCGTATTGCTGTCGTCGCTGATGACCTTTGGCACGCTGGGCGAACACCACGAGCTGACGGCCATCAAGACCTCGGGCATCTCGCTGACCCGCATTCTGCGGCCGGTACTGCTCACCAGCCTCGCGCTGATGGTGGGGGCCTTCTGGTTCAACAACGCCATTGTGCCCAAAGCCAACCTGAAAGCGTTCAGCCTGCTCTGGGACGTGCGCCAGCAGAAGCTCGCCCTCGACATCCGGCCCGGCGTCTTCTACAACGGCATTCCCGGCTACACCATCAAGGTGAATGACAAGCTGGGCGAGGACGGCGAAATCCTGATGGGCATCATGATTTACGACCATACGCAGGGCTCCGGCAACATGCGCGTAATTCTGGCCGACTCCGGCCGCATGTTCACGCGCTTTGGCGGGCAGTACCTCGGCCTGGAGCTGTTTCGGGGGCAGAGCTACGTAGAGCAGCCCGATGCGCGCAGTCGTTCCGGGGCCACGTTCATCCGGCAGGCCTTCAACCGCAACATGATTACGTTTTCGCTGAAGTCGTTCGACCTCAACCGGACACAGGTGGAGCTGTTTTCTCAGAATAAAATGATGAAAAACATTCCGCAGCTGGAGTCCTACATCGATTCGCTGCAGGGGCGCCTGCGCACCGAGCGGGAGCAGGTGCCCAAGCAGATTGCGCCCTACTACTCCTACCTGCGCTTCGATACCACCGGCCAGGCCCAGAACCGCCGGACCGAGCTGATCCAGGTGGCCGAAACCCGCCTGCCGGTCCTGAACGTGGGCGTGCTGGAACAGGCCACCAACCGGGCCCGCAATGTCCGGGCCTTTGCCGGCACCACCGGCGAGCGGCTGGCTAATCTGGCTAAGGAGTCGGGCAACTACCGCATCGAAGTTTACCGCAAGTACGTGCAGTCGGTGGCCATTTTGCTGATGTTCCTGATTGGCGCGCCGCTGGGAGCCATCATCAAAAAAGGTGGCCTAGGCGTGCCGATTCTGGTTTCCATCCTGTTTTTCATCGTCTACTACATTCTGTCCATTATGGGCGAGAAGTACGGGCGGGAAGGGGTGATGCCCGTCACGGTGGGGATGTGGATGTCGACGGCGGCGCTGCTGCCTTTTGGCCTGTTCTTCCTGTACCAAGCCCGCAACGACTCCGGCCTGCTCGACTGGAACCTGGGGCGTTTTGTGCCTGCGTGGCTGCGCTGGCCATTTCGGGGCTACAAGAAATCCGTTTGA
- the rpsO gene encoding 30S ribosomal protein S15 codes for MKLTTEAKQAIFEKNSLQKVATDTGSAEAQIALFTHRITHLTEHLKVNKKDFSTRLGLLKLVGKRRRMLDYLQHREINRYRAIIKELGIRK; via the coding sequence ATGAAACTCACTACCGAAGCAAAACAGGCGATTTTCGAGAAAAACAGCCTGCAAAAAGTAGCCACCGATACGGGTTCGGCCGAGGCTCAGATTGCGCTGTTCACGCACCGCATCACGCACCTCACCGAGCACCTGAAAGTGAACAAGAAAGACTTCTCGACCCGTCTGGGTCTGCTGAAGCTTGTTGGTAAGCGTCGTCGCATGCTGGACTACCTCCAGCACCGCGAAATCAACCGCTACCGCGCCATCATCAAGGAGCTGGGCATTCGTAAGTAA